In a genomic window of Halobiforma lacisalsi AJ5:
- a CDS encoding IS630 family transposase (programmed frameshift), with the protein MDHLDEISVEELQDALDNVEGKKPTQRLLAAIAYKNGLTQTELAEWYDVQRRTIYSWLKRLDTDESLEHAVTDAHRSGRNRKLSEKEQQEFEETVHESPEEVGFDAPAWTPALVQQYLDETYDVEYSIPSCRRLLKEAGLSYQKPRRTAAESEAEEQEAFREELKKKQREMDATVVCIDQTKKSVQVEPRAAWFPRGTRPSVELSGQRDWTCLLGAITENGDRFFSRFEEYVTADHAKHFILALCKEFEGDLIIVFDGAPYFRASAVTDLAARDDLAFVTLPAYSPELNPVEECWRQLQSALSNRFFDSLSELTTAIDTAIDRISVPEVSNYF; encoded by the exons GTGGATCATCTCGACGAGATCTCTGTCGAGGAATTACAAGATGCCCTCGACAATGTGGAAGGAAAGAAGCCGACACAACGACTCTTAGCGGCAATAGCGTACAAAAATGGTCTCACGCAGACTGAGCTAGCTGAGTGGTACGACGTTCAGCGACGGACAATCTATAGCTGGCTCAAGCGACTCGACACTGACGAGTCGCTTGAGCATGCTGTTACTGATGCTCATCGATCTGGGAGAAATCGAAAACTCTCAGAAAAAGAGCAACAAGAGTTCGAAGAAACAGTCCACGAATCTCCTGAAGAAGTTGGGTTCGACGCGCCGGCGTGGACGCCGGCGCTCGTCCAGCAGTATCTCGACGAGACGTACGATGTCGAGTACTCAATCCCGAGCTGTCGGCGGTTGCTCAAAGAAGCGGGATTGAGCTATCAAAAACCACGCCGTACAGCCGCCGAATCTGAGGCTGAGGAACAAGAGGCGTTCCGTGAGGAACTCA AAAAAAAGCAGCGGGAAATGGACGCCACAGTAGTCTGTATCGACCAAACCAAGAAATCCGTCCAAGTCGAGCCGCGTGCCGCGTGGTTTCCTCGCGGCACGCGACCGTCTGTTGAATTGTCCGGACAACGCGATTGGACGTGTCTCTTAGGCGCGATCACCGAGAACGGTGATCGCTTTTTCTCTCGATTCGAAGAGTATGTAACGGCTGATCACGCAAAACATTTCATTCTCGCGTTATGCAAAGAGTTCGAAGGTGACCTGATCATTGTGTTCGATGGAGCGCCGTATTTCCGGGCGTCGGCCGTCACGGACCTGGCGGCCCGTGACGACCTCGCCTTCGTGACATTGCCGGCGTACTCGCCAGAGCTAAATCCCGTCGAAGAGTGTTGGAGACAACTCCAATCGGCACTCAGCAACCGCTTCTTTGACTCACTCAGTGAGCTCACAACAGCGATTGATACAGCTATTGATCGAATATCTGTGCCAGAGGTGAGCAATTATTTCTAA
- a CDS encoding outer membrane protein assembly factor BamB family protein yields MYRVDLEDGTEDLAFDTGRSAMTGPGIDPTLDAVFAGSHDGNTYALDAETGEEAPRFETHWRIPNSPTIRADRLVFGSDDRTLYAVEKRTGEAVRHVDSDGQVSSTPLVHDGAISVAERAPAPPDPEAEDRDGSEIDTDGGGYKFVAADYRQPHFTCVSGRRTRTPL; encoded by the coding sequence ATCTACCGCGTCGATCTCGAGGATGGCACCGAGGACTTGGCCTTCGATACGGGACGGTCGGCAATGACCGGTCCAGGAATTGACCCGACGCTCGACGCCGTTTTCGCCGGTAGTCACGACGGAAACACGTACGCCCTGGACGCGGAGACGGGCGAAGAAGCCCCGCGGTTCGAAACCCACTGGCGGATCCCCAACTCCCCGACGATCCGTGCGGACAGGCTGGTCTTCGGTTCGGACGATCGGACGCTATACGCGGTCGAGAAACGAACTGGTGAAGCGGTCCGACACGTCGATTCCGACGGCCAGGTCTCGAGCACGCCCCTGGTCCACGACGGGGCGATCTCCGTCGCCGAACGCGCCCCAGCACCGCCGGATCCCGAGGCCGAGGACCGGGACGGGTCCGAGATCGACACCGACGGTGGCGGCTACAAGTTCGTCGCCGCAGACTACCGCCAGCCGCACTTCACTTGCGTTTCGGGACGACGGACTCGTACTCCACTGTGA
- a CDS encoding acyl-CoA dehydrogenase family protein: MEPLDDSIVPEHAREIKAEAAEFAREHIEPNAQEYFQSGEYPHEILEAGQEAGLVAQDIPEEWGGRGLDLPQLLAVTEEFYRADAGIALTLQLASFGCEITYEYGSDEQCEEYIRPVAEGDQLSGLAVSEPETGSDLAGMETTAEKDGDEWVIDGEKYWIGNGVEADWITLYAKTGDEDNRYGNHSMFIVPTDADGYDAEHIPEKMAMRASKQAHIEFDGCRIPEENLIGTEGAGFWMLAEFFNHGRVIVAGHGLGIAAAALEEAWAFTHDREEFGRTISEFQSVQHGLADMLLEFESARALTWRACEKVQSGENAGYWAAMAKTKATETAVDVTEQGMQFHGGRSILDERRIARAYRDARIPVIYEGANEIQRNLIYGQAP, translated from the coding sequence ATGGAACCGCTCGACGACAGCATCGTCCCGGAGCACGCCCGCGAGATCAAGGCGGAAGCCGCGGAGTTCGCCCGCGAACACATCGAACCGAACGCCCAGGAGTACTTCCAGTCCGGCGAGTACCCCCACGAAATCCTCGAGGCCGGGCAGGAGGCCGGCCTCGTCGCCCAGGACATCCCCGAGGAGTGGGGGGGCCGCGGGCTCGATCTCCCGCAGTTGCTCGCAGTCACCGAGGAGTTCTACCGGGCCGACGCGGGGATCGCGCTCACCCTCCAGCTGGCGAGTTTCGGCTGCGAGATTACCTACGAGTACGGCTCCGACGAGCAGTGCGAGGAGTACATCCGACCGGTCGCGGAGGGCGACCAGCTCTCCGGGCTGGCCGTTTCGGAACCCGAGACGGGCAGCGACCTCGCGGGGATGGAAACGACGGCCGAGAAGGACGGCGACGAGTGGGTCATCGACGGCGAGAAGTACTGGATCGGCAACGGCGTCGAGGCCGACTGGATCACCCTCTACGCGAAGACCGGCGACGAGGACAATCGGTACGGGAACCACTCGATGTTCATCGTCCCGACCGACGCCGACGGCTACGACGCCGAACACATCCCCGAGAAGATGGCCATGCGCGCCTCCAAGCAGGCTCACATCGAGTTCGACGGCTGCCGGATCCCCGAGGAGAACCTGATCGGCACCGAGGGCGCGGGCTTCTGGATGCTCGCGGAGTTCTTCAACCACGGCCGGGTGATCGTCGCCGGCCACGGTCTCGGGATCGCGGCCGCCGCCCTCGAGGAGGCCTGGGCGTTCACCCACGACCGCGAGGAGTTCGGCCGGACGATCAGCGAGTTCCAGTCGGTCCAGCACGGACTGGCGGACATGCTCCTCGAGTTCGAGAGCGCGCGGGCGCTGACCTGGCGAGCCTGCGAGAAGGTTCAGAGCGGCGAGAACGCCGGCTACTGGGCCGCGATGGCGAAGACGAAGGCGACCGAGACGGCCGTCGACGTCACCGAGCAGGGAATGCAGTTCCACGGTGGCCGGTCGATCCTGGACGAGCGTCGGATCGCCCGGGCGTATCGGGACGCCCGGATCCCCGTCATCTACGAGGGGGCAAACGAGATCCAGCGGAACCTGATCTACGGGCAGGCCCCCTAG
- a CDS encoding two-component system sensor histidine kinase NtrB, producing MRSVRDHTDDSDSADTEAAATRPRVLCVSSDRSTRAAVALALTDDPVDVTVAESARKAAARLERDSIDGIVLDARTLAGTTKGNTDSRGGDRAVADASLLEALESEAREAPTIVHWGLESEDVSERDPAVPSTDDLRRLESRITVLTESDRPSTDDAATVAAHLARAVVEQVYDGSSEHEDSDREEGSDTSPDRPNPTADLESIVAAVRRRLVDATSPLSVEASLREEFTDSDRFAFAWVGEYDRGESEIVPWITDSSELEWPLQRTFGVGAEGTVLHRAVRSHELQVVDLEDLERDPGAVPFGEQAADRGVEAVAAAPLVATERRPATEAIGDLYGVFVVYATDGLTDADRDAIREVARVASHVLETIAVRGRLDQQERVLERYERLVETAGDGMCVLDEQGHFMTVNEALTEMTGYSREGLLGEHVSILFGGDDVDAGEATVRSLLASDESTDTVELTLERKDGRTIPCEGQVAVLGGGDDLEGIVGVVRDITERKRSERKLREQNERLDAFARVVSHDLRNPLSVSQGYLDLIEETGSLEHVEQIRDGLDRMEGIIDDVLSIARGGDWAAEPEPVTLEDVAAEAWDHVSTPSASFVVHESSVRPGGETPFEADRGRLLRLFENLFRNSVEHGGSDVTVRTGPLEADGTVTGFFVADDGSGLPEELRERENVFDPSVSSSSEGLGIGLWVVREVATGHGWAVTATESRSGGARFEFRFEFAADRAERDSSYSNR from the coding sequence ATGCGATCCGTCCGCGACCACACGGACGATAGTGATTCGGCCGACACTGAGGCGGCCGCGACGCGGCCTCGTGTCCTCTGTGTCAGTAGCGACCGCTCCACGCGGGCCGCCGTCGCTCTCGCGCTGACGGACGATCCGGTGGACGTGACCGTCGCGGAGTCCGCCCGGAAAGCCGCCGCGAGACTCGAGCGCGACTCCATCGACGGGATCGTCCTCGACGCGCGGACGCTGGCCGGCACGACGAAGGGGAACACAGATTCCCGCGGCGGAGACCGTGCCGTGGCCGACGCGTCGCTGCTCGAGGCCCTCGAGTCCGAGGCCCGAGAAGCCCCGACGATCGTTCACTGGGGACTCGAGAGCGAGGACGTGTCGGAGCGGGATCCCGCGGTGCCGTCCACCGACGACCTCCGCCGGCTCGAGAGCCGTATCACGGTGTTGACCGAGAGCGATCGACCGTCGACCGACGACGCCGCGACCGTCGCGGCGCACCTCGCGCGGGCGGTGGTGGAACAGGTGTACGACGGCTCCTCCGAGCACGAGGATTCCGACCGCGAAGAGGGGAGCGATACGAGTCCGGACCGACCGAACCCGACGGCCGACCTCGAGTCGATCGTCGCCGCCGTCAGGCGGCGGCTGGTCGACGCTACCTCGCCGCTGTCCGTCGAGGCGAGCCTGCGCGAGGAGTTCACCGACAGCGATCGGTTCGCGTTCGCCTGGGTCGGCGAGTACGACCGGGGCGAAAGCGAGATCGTCCCCTGGATCACCGACTCGTCGGAACTCGAGTGGCCGCTCCAGCGAACGTTCGGAGTCGGCGCCGAGGGAACCGTGCTTCACCGGGCTGTTCGCAGCCACGAACTGCAGGTCGTCGACCTCGAGGACCTCGAGCGCGATCCCGGCGCGGTCCCGTTCGGCGAGCAGGCCGCGGACCGGGGCGTCGAGGCAGTTGCCGCCGCGCCGCTGGTCGCGACCGAGCGGCGTCCGGCGACCGAGGCGATCGGCGACCTGTACGGCGTCTTCGTCGTTTACGCCACCGACGGGCTCACGGACGCGGATCGGGACGCGATCCGGGAGGTCGCTCGCGTCGCCTCCCACGTCCTCGAGACGATCGCCGTTCGCGGACGACTCGATCAGCAGGAACGGGTCCTCGAACGGTACGAACGGCTCGTCGAGACCGCGGGCGACGGCATGTGCGTGCTCGACGAGCAGGGACATTTCATGACCGTCAACGAAGCGCTGACGGAGATGACCGGCTACAGCCGCGAGGGGCTGCTCGGGGAACACGTCTCGATCCTGTTCGGCGGCGACGACGTCGACGCCGGTGAAGCCACGGTACGATCGCTGCTCGCGTCCGACGAGAGCACCGACACCGTCGAACTGACCCTCGAGCGAAAGGACGGCCGGACGATCCCCTGTGAGGGACAGGTCGCGGTCCTCGGCGGCGGGGACGACCTCGAGGGGATCGTCGGCGTGGTCCGGGACATCACCGAGCGAAAGCGAAGCGAGCGCAAACTCCGCGAGCAGAACGAACGCCTCGACGCGTTCGCCCGGGTCGTCAGCCACGACCTCCGGAACCCGCTTAGCGTCTCCCAGGGGTATCTCGACCTCATCGAAGAGACCGGATCGCTCGAGCACGTCGAGCAGATCCGCGACGGTCTCGATCGGATGGAGGGGATCATCGACGACGTCCTCTCGATCGCCCGCGGCGGCGACTGGGCGGCCGAACCCGAACCCGTCACGCTCGAGGACGTCGCCGCGGAGGCGTGGGACCACGTCTCGACGCCGTCGGCGTCGTTCGTCGTCCACGAGTCGTCGGTCCGTCCCGGCGGCGAGACGCCGTTCGAGGCCGACAGGGGGCGGCTCCTGCGGCTGTTCGAGAACCTCTTCCGGAACAGCGTCGAACACGGCGGCAGCGACGTCACCGTCCGTACGGGGCCGCTCGAGGCCGACGGCACCGTCACCGGCTTCTTCGTCGCCGACGATGGCTCCGGCCTGCCGGAGGAACTGCGCGAGCGCGAGAACGTGTTCGATCCCTCCGTATCGTCGTCCTCGGAGGGGCTGGGAATCGGTCTCTGGGTCGTCCGCGAGGTCGCGACCGGCCACGGCTGGGCCGTGACGGCGACCGAGAGCCGATCGGGCGGCGCGCGATTCGAGTTCCGGTTCGAGTTCGCAGCGGACCGAGCGGAGCGGGACTCGAGCTATAGTAACCGTTAG
- a CDS encoding uracil-xanthine permease family protein yields MANEPGDGIQLEYELDEQPPWPKSILLGLQHVAVMIVPATAVAYIVGGGVGLGAADTAYIVQMVLLFSGLATIVQAYTVGPVGAKLPIVMGTSFTFVGAATTIGADFGMAAVFGAILVTGFVVEGLIGWQFKRIEPFFPPLVTGLVVVIIGLYLIPVGMDYAAGGAAAQEAGEFGAVQHIGLAALVLAIAVGLNMFTSGVTRLLSILVAIAAGYAAAVAAGLVDFSPIGEADWVAVPSPTHFGLEFEPIAILVFAFLFLVSAMETVGDMSGITAAEGRNPTDGEFRGGLFTDGLMSSLGSLFAAFPVTSFSQNVGIVNFTGVMSRHVVGISGVILAVLGLSPKVGAVVTTIPSAVFGGAVLLMVGMVAASGVRLIVLHTELNRRNMVIVAVSLGLGLGIATTPDAIAGLPSAARTFFGEPVILTALSALVLNTLVPGEQSPLFDAVSSEESEGTTGQDPDPNPDPDPAAPSSGGD; encoded by the coding sequence ATGGCGAACGAACCCGGGGATGGCATTCAACTCGAGTACGAACTCGACGAACAGCCGCCGTGGCCGAAGTCGATCCTGCTTGGGCTCCAGCACGTCGCAGTGATGATCGTGCCCGCGACCGCGGTCGCCTACATCGTCGGCGGCGGCGTCGGGCTCGGCGCGGCGGACACGGCCTACATCGTCCAGATGGTGTTGCTGTTCTCCGGCCTGGCGACGATCGTCCAGGCCTACACCGTCGGACCTGTCGGCGCGAAACTACCGATCGTGATGGGAACCAGTTTCACCTTCGTCGGCGCGGCGACGACGATCGGCGCCGACTTCGGGATGGCCGCCGTCTTCGGCGCGATACTGGTCACCGGCTTCGTCGTCGAAGGTCTCATCGGCTGGCAGTTCAAACGGATCGAGCCGTTCTTCCCGCCGCTGGTCACGGGCCTGGTCGTCGTCATCATCGGTCTCTACTTGATCCCGGTCGGCATGGACTACGCTGCCGGCGGGGCCGCCGCACAGGAGGCGGGCGAGTTCGGTGCGGTCCAACACATCGGACTCGCGGCGCTCGTACTGGCCATCGCAGTCGGGCTCAACATGTTTACGAGCGGAGTCACACGGCTGCTGAGCATCCTCGTCGCGATCGCGGCCGGCTACGCCGCCGCGGTCGCCGCCGGCCTCGTCGACTTCTCGCCGATCGGGGAGGCCGACTGGGTCGCCGTACCGTCGCCGACCCACTTCGGCCTCGAGTTCGAACCGATCGCGATCCTCGTCTTCGCCTTCCTGTTTCTCGTCTCCGCGATGGAGACCGTCGGCGACATGTCCGGGATCACGGCCGCCGAGGGCCGGAACCCGACCGACGGGGAGTTCCGCGGCGGGCTGTTCACCGACGGGTTGATGAGTTCGCTGGGCTCGCTGTTCGCCGCGTTCCCGGTCACGTCGTTCTCCCAGAACGTCGGCATCGTCAACTTCACCGGCGTGATGAGCCGCCACGTCGTCGGCATCAGTGGGGTCATCCTCGCGGTGCTCGGCCTGAGTCCGAAGGTCGGTGCCGTGGTGACGACGATCCCGAGCGCGGTCTTCGGCGGCGCAGTGCTGTTGATGGTCGGCATGGTTGCAGCGAGTGGCGTCCGGCTGATCGTCCTCCACACGGAACTGAACCGGCGGAACATGGTCATCGTGGCCGTCTCGCTGGGCCTCGGGCTCGGCATCGCGACCACGCCCGACGCCATCGCGGGCCTGCCGAGCGCGGCTCGAACGTTCTTCGGCGAGCCGGTCATCCTGACCGCGCTGTCGGCGCTCGTGCTCAACACCCTGGTCCCCGGTGAACAGAGCCCGCTGTTCGATGCCGTCTCGAGCGAGGAAAGCGAGGGAACGACCGGCCAGGACCCGGATCCAAACCCCGATCCTGATCCGGCGGCGCCGAGTTCGGGCGGCGACTGA
- a CDS encoding HalX domain-containing protein, whose protein sequence is MGDEPDVLVVDDETRLADLFAAWLQTDWSVETAYDGEEALEKMADSVEVVLLDRRMPGLSGDEVLERIREKGYDARVVMVTAVDPDFDIIEMGFDDYLVKPVSKDELLEMVDTVSDRSDYESEIQEYYALVSKKALLESEKPDRKLAENEEYQELCDRVAELEDRVDDAVSQMTSHDEFVGAFQNLQSEN, encoded by the coding sequence ATGGGTGACGAGCCGGACGTCCTCGTCGTTGACGACGAGACCCGACTTGCGGACCTGTTCGCCGCATGGCTCCAGACCGACTGGTCCGTCGAGACAGCCTACGACGGCGAGGAGGCCCTCGAGAAGATGGCCGACTCCGTCGAGGTCGTCCTTCTGGACCGTCGCATGCCGGGCCTCTCCGGCGACGAAGTCCTCGAGCGGATCCGCGAGAAAGGGTACGACGCCCGGGTCGTCATGGTAACGGCGGTCGATCCGGACTTCGACATCATCGAGATGGGGTTCGACGACTACCTCGTCAAGCCCGTCTCCAAGGACGAACTCCTCGAGATGGTCGACACCGTCTCGGATCGCTCCGATTACGAGTCGGAGATCCAGGAGTACTACGCGCTGGTCTCGAAGAAGGCGCTCCTCGAGTCCGAAAAACCCGACCGCAAACTCGCGGAGAACGAGGAGTATCAGGAGCTTTGCGACCGGGTCGCCGAACTCGAGGACCGCGTCGACGACGCGGTCTCGCAGATGACCTCCCACGACGAGTTCGTCGGCGCGTTCCAGAACCTGCAGTCGGAGAACTGA
- a CDS encoding 3-hydroxyacyl-CoA dehydrogenase/enoyl-CoA hydratase family protein: protein MELEDINTIAVLGAGNMGHGIAEVAAMAGYDVCMRDIKEEFVENGYDQIEWSLGKLAENDQLSEEEADAALERVTPLVDMEEAVGDADFIIEAVPEKMEIKKDVYGEVEEYAPDHAVFATNTSSLSITELAEVTDRPEQFCGMHFFNPPVRMQLVEVISGADTAEETLELTEDLAEDFGKTPVRVHKDSPGFIVNRILVPLMNEASWLVSEDQATIAEVDSTTKYGMGLPMGSFELGDQVGNDVSYHVLEYMHEVLGDAYEPAPLLEEKVENEELGKKTGKGFYDYEDGEGVDIPTDEQSELVEKRLLASMANEVAKLIGNDVAPPEAIDEAVQLGAGFPDGPVKQVDEYGLDELLETLEEAYEETGHERYAPADFLAERAEEGGFYETDAEGEGVDFDTIRLEYPGDMVGHVVLDRPHRMNTISGELLDELSEAIDILEDDDEVRAILLTGEGEKAFSAGADVQSMAGSGADPIEAQELSRKGQETFGKLEAADVPVVAGIDGYCLGGGMELATCADMRVASERSEFGQPELDLGLLPGWGGTQRLKHIVGEGRAKEIILTAERYEAEAMEGYGFVNEVVANDELADRALELATDLAGGPPIAQKYTKRAFLAGRDDTDAGLEYEASAFGHLMATDDLMEGITAFMGDGEPEFEGK from the coding sequence ATGGAGCTGGAAGATATCAACACCATCGCAGTTCTCGGCGCAGGAAACATGGGCCACGGCATCGCGGAGGTCGCCGCGATGGCCGGCTACGACGTGTGCATGCGCGACATCAAAGAGGAGTTCGTGGAAAACGGCTACGACCAGATCGAGTGGTCGCTCGGAAAACTCGCCGAGAACGACCAGCTCTCCGAGGAGGAAGCTGATGCCGCCTTGGAGCGCGTGACGCCGCTCGTGGACATGGAGGAGGCCGTCGGCGACGCCGACTTCATCATCGAGGCGGTCCCGGAGAAGATGGAAATCAAGAAGGACGTCTACGGCGAGGTCGAGGAGTACGCACCCGACCACGCCGTCTTCGCGACGAACACCTCGAGCCTCTCGATCACCGAACTGGCCGAGGTGACGGACCGTCCCGAGCAGTTCTGCGGGATGCACTTCTTCAACCCGCCGGTCCGGATGCAGCTCGTCGAGGTCATCTCCGGGGCGGACACCGCCGAGGAGACCCTCGAGCTCACCGAGGATCTCGCGGAGGACTTCGGCAAGACGCCCGTCCGCGTCCACAAGGACTCCCCGGGCTTCATCGTCAACCGCATCCTCGTTCCCCTGATGAACGAGGCCTCCTGGCTCGTCAGCGAGGACCAGGCGACCATCGCCGAGGTCGACTCGACCACGAAGTACGGCATGGGACTGCCGATGGGGAGTTTCGAACTCGGCGACCAGGTCGGCAACGACGTCAGCTACCACGTCCTCGAGTACATGCACGAGGTGCTCGGCGACGCCTACGAACCCGCGCCGCTGCTTGAGGAGAAGGTCGAAAACGAGGAACTCGGCAAGAAGACGGGCAAGGGCTTCTACGACTACGAGGACGGAGAGGGCGTCGACATCCCGACCGACGAGCAGTCGGAACTCGTCGAGAAGCGGCTGCTGGCCTCGATGGCCAACGAGGTCGCGAAGCTGATCGGCAACGACGTCGCCCCGCCCGAAGCGATCGACGAGGCCGTCCAGCTGGGTGCCGGCTTCCCCGACGGCCCCGTCAAACAGGTCGATGAGTACGGCCTCGACGAACTCCTCGAGACGCTCGAGGAGGCCTACGAGGAGACCGGCCACGAACGCTACGCGCCCGCTGATTTCCTCGCGGAGCGGGCCGAGGAGGGCGGCTTCTACGAGACCGACGCCGAAGGGGAGGGCGTCGACTTCGACACGATCCGCCTCGAGTACCCCGGCGACATGGTCGGCCACGTCGTGCTCGACCGGCCCCACCGGATGAACACCATCAGCGGCGAGTTGCTGGACGAACTCTCCGAGGCGATCGACATCCTCGAGGACGACGACGAGGTGCGGGCCATCCTGCTCACCGGCGAGGGCGAGAAGGCCTTCTCCGCGGGCGCGGACGTCCAGAGCATGGCCGGTAGCGGTGCCGACCCGATCGAGGCCCAGGAGCTCTCACGGAAGGGCCAGGAGACGTTCGGCAAACTCGAGGCCGCCGACGTGCCCGTCGTCGCGGGCATCGACGGCTACTGTCTCGGCGGCGGCATGGAGCTTGCGACCTGTGCGGACATGCGTGTCGCCAGCGAACGCTCCGAGTTCGGCCAGCCCGAACTCGACCTCGGACTGCTGCCGGGCTGGGGCGGCACCCAGCGGCTCAAGCATATCGTCGGCGAGGGCCGCGCGAAAGAGATCATCCTCACCGCCGAGCGCTACGAGGCCGAGGCGATGGAAGGGTACGGCTTCGTCAACGAGGTCGTCGCCAACGACGAACTCGCGGACCGCGCGCTCGAGTTGGCGACCGACCTGGCGGGCGGGCCGCCGATCGCCCAGAAGTACACCAAGCGCGCGTTCCTCGCCGGCCGCGACGACACCGACGCCGGCCTCGAGTACGAGGCCTCCGCGTTCGGGCACCTGATGGCGACCGACGACCTGATGGAGGGGATCACGGCCTTCATGGGCGACGGTGAGCCGGAGTTCGAAGGGAAGTAA
- the hpt gene encoding hypoxanthine/guanine phosphoribosyltransferase — translation MDRLLESLDDAPIIDKDGYEYLVHPISNGVPMLDPALLREVVVEVMRTADLDVDKIVAPEAMGIHLATAVSLQTDIPLVVIRKREYGLEGEVSLHQETGYSESEMYINDVEPGDRVAIIDDMLSTGGTLASICTALDDIGAEIRDIVVVMRKVGPSALDETEFEATSLIDITVEDGEVTVH, via the coding sequence TCGACGACGCGCCGATCATCGACAAGGACGGCTACGAGTACCTCGTACATCCGATCAGCAACGGCGTTCCGATGCTCGATCCCGCGCTGTTGCGCGAGGTCGTCGTCGAGGTCATGCGAACCGCCGACCTGGATGTCGACAAGATCGTCGCGCCCGAGGCGATGGGGATCCACCTCGCGACCGCGGTCTCCCTGCAGACGGATATCCCGCTGGTCGTGATCCGCAAGCGGGAGTACGGCCTCGAGGGCGAGGTCTCCCTCCACCAGGAGACGGGCTACTCCGAGTCGGAAATGTACATCAACGACGTCGAACCCGGCGACCGCGTCGCGATCATCGACGACATGCTCTCGACGGGCGGCACCCTGGCGTCGATCTGTACCGCACTCGACGACATCGGCGCGGAGATCCGGGACATCGTCGTCGTCATGCGAAAGGTCGGCCCCTCCGCGCTCGACGAGACGGAGTTCGAGGCGACGAGTCTCATCGACATCACGGTCGAAGACGGCGAAGTGACGGTTCACTGA
- a CDS encoding acyl-CoA dehydrogenase family protein, protein MEFGLTEEQQQIREEVQRFAENEIVPVAGEYDEEEKYPHEVVDKAAEMGLTGPYIPMEYGGAGYSILDTSIITEELFSYDPGIALSIVSTSFGCEAIMNFGTEDQKERYLEPIAKGEKISGAAISEPDTGSDVSSVSTRAEKDGDEWVINGNKMWITNGTVGDFFVVLCETNPDAEGRYNGFSQIVVESDRDGFSAEKITGKLGIRASDTAELVFDNVRVPEENLIGTRDAAFMQQMQFFDETRTAVAAQGVGIAKGATRAALEYAQDREQFGQSISEFQAIQHKLAEMATDTEAARNLTYKSAWKVDQGEDITKLASMAKEYASRVAVDVADEAVQIHGGAGYVDDFPVERFYRDAKITQIYEGTSEIQKNVIAREMLGKGF, encoded by the coding sequence ATGGAATTCGGTCTCACCGAAGAGCAGCAACAGATCCGCGAGGAAGTCCAGCGGTTCGCCGAGAACGAAATCGTCCCCGTGGCCGGAGAGTACGACGAGGAGGAGAAGTACCCCCACGAGGTCGTCGACAAGGCCGCCGAGATGGGGCTTACCGGCCCGTACATCCCGATGGAGTACGGTGGTGCCGGCTACTCGATCCTCGATACGTCGATCATCACCGAGGAACTGTTCTCGTACGACCCCGGTATCGCACTGTCGATCGTCTCCACCTCGTTCGGCTGTGAGGCGATCATGAACTTCGGCACCGAGGACCAGAAAGAGCGGTACCTCGAGCCCATCGCGAAAGGCGAGAAGATCTCGGGAGCCGCCATCTCCGAACCCGACACCGGCTCGGACGTGTCCTCGGTCTCGACCCGCGCCGAGAAGGACGGCGACGAGTGGGTGATCAACGGCAACAAGATGTGGATCACCAACGGGACGGTCGGCGACTTCTTCGTCGTCCTCTGTGAAACCAACCCCGACGCCGAGGGCCGGTACAACGGCTTCAGCCAGATCGTCGTCGAATCCGACCGCGACGGCTTCTCCGCCGAGAAGATCACCGGTAAACTGGGTATTCGCGCCTCGGACACCGCCGAACTCGTCTTCGACAACGTCCGCGTTCCCGAGGAGAACCTCATCGGCACCCGGGACGCTGCCTTCATGCAGCAGATGCAGTTCTTCGACGAGACCCGGACCGCCGTCGCCGCCCAGGGCGTCGGTATCGCCAAAGGTGCCACGCGTGCAGCCCTCGAGTACGCTCAGGACCGCGAGCAGTTCGGGCAGTCGATCTCGGAGTTCCAGGCCATCCAGCACAAGCTGGCCGAGATGGCGACCGACACCGAGGCCGCCCGCAACCTGACCTACAAGTCCGCCTGGAAGGTCGACCAGGGCGAGGACATCACCAAGCTCGCCTCGATGGCCAAGGAGTACGCCTCCCGCGTCGCCGTCGACGTCGCCGACGAAGCCGTTCAGATCCACGGTGGGGCCGGCTACGTCGACGACTTCCCGGTCGAGCGGTTCTACCGCGACGCCAAGATCACCCAGATCTACGAGGGAACCAGCGAGATTCAGAAGAACGTCATCGCCCGCGAGATGCTCGGCAAAGGCTTCTAA